Below is a genomic region from Methanolobus sediminis.
TTTAAGGGCTCTGTAGAAATCCTGTTAATGTGAGTGATACAGTCTTTGCTTTTTTATTTCCACAAAAACAATTGGCATTCTAAAAATAAAGTAACCATCCGCCAAAAGCGGCACACTCCTTTTCTGCTTAATTGATATTTATCTGAAGATCATTGTATTTGTATAGAATATTACAGAAGTTCTGGCGAAGAAAGGATTCCAAATTATTGTGCAGATTATTCTATTTTGTTTTGTGGGAAAACACCGGCTTCGCCGGACCCTTCGGTTTAAATCCAGTTATTCATGTATGCGAGAAATCGATTTGCTGTTTGCCTTTAATTTTAATGGCAAGATTTCTACAGAGCCGATTTAAGAAAAGCATATAAGTTCCTGCTATCAATACTCTTGCATGTTGTTCGAACCTATTATGCTGGGGAATATGGAAGTACCCAATCGTTTTGCACGTTCTGCCACACATGAGTGGATGGCAGAGCCTGATGGCACGCCAACCGACAGGATTGGTGACATGTATGAAGAGCTTGCACGTGGAGAAGTCGGGCTCATAATCACCGGATATACATACGTGAATCCCAACGGGAAGAGTGACAATCTCCAGCAGGGAATCTATGATGATAAGTTCATAGGACCTTACAGGAAGATTATCTCAAGAGTACATGAACACGGAAGCAAGATCGTTATCCAGATAGTTCACGGTGGCAGACAGACCATGATGAGTGCAGAGTATCCGATAGTTCTCGCACCATCTGCTGTGACCAATAAAAGGAATGGCATGACTCCTGAGGAAATGACAGAGGAAGAAGTGCTTCAGACAATCGAGGACTTCGCCAACGCTGCAAGAAGGGCAAAGGAAGCCGGTTTTGACGGAGTTCAGTTACATGCAGCACATGGTTTCCTGCTCAGCAATTTTATTTCCCCATACACAAACAGGCGAAAGGACAGGTGGGGAGGTTCCACTGAGAAAAGGACGCAGATCATCCTTGACATAATCAACAGGATACACGAGATGATAGGTGATGAGTTCCCGATACTTGTCAAGCTCAATGCAACCGATGGTTTCCCCGAAGGCACAAAGAATGTTCTTGATGCACCGGAATGCGTTGAGATAGCAAAGATCCTTGCTTCAAACGGTGTCTGTGCAATAGAGGTCAGTGGTGGAATTGTTGAAGCAGGGCAGCAGATGTTCAGAACAAAGATCAATAATGCTGATGCAGAAGCATATTACAGGGATTATTCTAAAATGATAAAGGAAGCAGTGGATGTTCCTGTTATGGTTGTAGGCGGAATACGCTCAAAGGCTGTAATGGAACAGATGCTTGATGGAGAATATGCCGATATGGTATCTCTTTGCAGACCTCTCATTTGTGAACCTGATCTGGTGGCAAAGATTAAAAATGGAGAGACAGAGGTCGCAAAATGTGTATCATGCAACCTGTGTTCCGATGAAAGCGGTATAAAGTGCAATTACAATTTTGACCGCGAACAGTCATAAGAGGGTTCCAGTTCATTCAGGAATTCTACAAGGCGGGTGTGGTTCTCAATAACCATATCTGCCTGATGGAATTTTTCAGCATCAAGATATGTAGGTACTGCCAGACAACACAAGCCTGCTTTTTTGGCAGACTCAACTCCCATAGGAGCATTCTCTATCACAATGGCTTCAGCACCGGAGATGCCAAGCATTTCAATAGCTTTAAGATATGGGTCAGGCTCCGGTTTCCCATGTTCTACATCATCTGCGGTGACCATTACACTGAATATTCCGGGATATTGTGAATTGATAATATCATGAACTATCGGCCTGTCAGAACCTGAGACTACTGCAAGGTCGAACCTGCCTTTAAGGTCAAGTAGACATCCCTGCATCCCATCGAATACTCTAATCTCTGCTATCCTG
It encodes:
- a CDS encoding HAD family hydrolase, translating into MLKAVIFDMDGVLVDSMSYHAEAVQHIFDEIGVEMDKQDIFEREGERTVDIVEFLLKKGAGDASIFDISDIVERYIAEFNRIAEIRVFDGMQGCLLDLKGRFDLAVVSGSDRPIVHDIINSQYPGIFSVMVTADDVEHGKPEPDPYLKAIEMLGISGAEAIVIENAPMGVESAKKAGLCCLAVPTYLDAEKFHQADMVIENHTRLVEFLNELEPSYDCSRSKL
- a CDS encoding NADH:flavin oxidoreductase, with the translated sequence MLFEPIMLGNMEVPNRFARSATHEWMAEPDGTPTDRIGDMYEELARGEVGLIITGYTYVNPNGKSDNLQQGIYDDKFIGPYRKIISRVHEHGSKIVIQIVHGGRQTMMSAEYPIVLAPSAVTNKRNGMTPEEMTEEEVLQTIEDFANAARRAKEAGFDGVQLHAAHGFLLSNFISPYTNRRKDRWGGSTEKRTQIILDIINRIHEMIGDEFPILVKLNATDGFPEGTKNVLDAPECVEIAKILASNGVCAIEVSGGIVEAGQQMFRTKINNADAEAYYRDYSKMIKEAVDVPVMVVGGIRSKAVMEQMLDGEYADMVSLCRPLICEPDLVAKIKNGETEVAKCVSCNLCSDESGIKCNYNFDREQS